One window of the Canis aureus isolate CA01 chromosome 1, VMU_Caureus_v.1.0, whole genome shotgun sequence genome contains the following:
- the ARHGAP35 gene encoding rho GTPase-activating protein 35 isoform X3: MMMARKQDVRIPTYNISVVGLSGTEKEKGQCGIGKSCLCNRFVRPSADEFHLDHTSVLSTSDFGGRVVNNDHFLYWGEVSRSLEDCVECKMHIVEQTEFIDDQTFQPHRSTALQPYIKRAAATKLASAEKLMYFCTDQLGLEQDFEQKQMPDGKLLIDGFLLGIDVSRGMNRNFDDQLKFVSNLYNQLAKTKKPIVVVLTKCDEGVERYIRDAHTFALSKKNLQVVETSARSNVNVDLAFSTLVQLIDKSRGKTKIIPYFEALKQQSQQIATAKDKYEWLVSRIVKNHNENWLSVSRKMQASPEYQDYVYLEGTQKAKKLFLQHIHRLKHEHIERRRKLYLAALPLAFEALIPNLDEIDHLSCIKTKKLLETKPEFLKWFVVLEETPWDATSHIDNMENERIPFDLMDTVPAEQLYEAHLEKLRNERKRAEMRRAFKENLETSPFITPGKPWEEARSFIMNEDFYQWLEESVYMDIYGKHQKQIIDKAKEEFQELLLEYSELFYELELDAKPSKEKMGVIQDVLGEEQRFKALQKLQAERDALILKHIHFVYHPTKETCPSCPACVDAKIEHLISSRFIRPSDRNQKNSLSDPNIDRINLVILGKDGLARELANEIRALCTNDDKYVIDGKMYELSLRPIEGNVRLPVNSFQTPTFQPHGCLCLYNSKESLSYVVESIEKSRESTLGRRDNHLVHLPLTLILVNKRGDTSGETLHSLIQQGQQIASKLQCVFLDPASAGIGYGRNINEKQISQVLKGLLDSKRNLNLVSSTASIKDLADVDLRIVMCLMCGDPFSADDILFPVLQSQTCKSSHCGSNNSVLLELPIGLHKKRIELSILSYHSSFSIRKSRLVHGYIVFYSAKRKASLAMLRAFLCEVQDIIPIQLVALTDGAIDVLDNDLSREQLSEGEEIAQEIDGRFTSIPCSQPQHKLEIFHPFFKDVVDKKNIIEATHMYDNAAEACSTTEEVFNSPRAGSPLCNSNLQDSEEDIEPPSYSLFREDTSLPSLSKDHSKLSMELEGNDGLSFIMSNFESKLNNKVPPPVKPKPPVQFDITKGDLSYLDQGHRDGQRKSVSSSTWLPPDGFDPSDYAEPMDAVVKPRNEEENIYSVPHDSTQGKIITIRNINKAQSNGSGNGSDSEMDTSSLERGRKVSIVSKPVLYRTRCSRLGRFASYRTSFSVGSDDELGPIRKKEEDQASQGYKGDNAVIPYETDEDPRRRNILRSLRRNTKRKTSWRDLTTELRYMLAHNQPCDTQNDFSALKAFPLLPTMKQQ; the protein is encoded by the exons ATGATGATGGCAAGAAAGCAAGATGTCCGCATTCCCACCTACAACATCAGTGTGGTGGGATTGTCTGGGACCGAGAAGGAGAAGGGCCAGTGCGGCATTGGGAAGTCTTGTCTGTGCAACCGCTTCGTGCGCCCGAGTGCTGATGAGTTTCACTTGGACCATACCTCTGTCCTTAGCACCAGTGACTTTGGTGGGCGAGTGGTCAATAATGACCACTTTCTCTACTGGGGAGAAGTTAGCCGTTCCCTGGAGGATTGTGTGGAATGTAAGATGCACATTGTGGAGCAGACTGAGTTCATTGATGATCAGACTTTTCAACCTCATCGAAGCACGGCCCTGCAGCCCTATATTAAGAGAGCTGCTGCAACCAAGCTCGCATCAGCTGAAAAACTCATGTACTTTTGCACTGACcagctggggctggagcaggaCTTTGAGCAGAAACAAATGCCAGATGGAAAGCTGCTGATTGATGGTTTTCTTCTTGGTATTGACGTTAGCAGGGGCATGAATAGGAACTTTGATGACCAGCTTAAGTTTGTGTCCAATCTCTACAATCAgcttgcaaaaacaaaaaagcccataGTGGTGGTCCTGACTAAGTGTGATGAGGGTGTCGAGCGGTACATTAGAGATGCACATACTTTTGCCTTAAGCAAAAAGAACCTCCAGGTTGTGGAGACCTCAGCAAGATCCAATGTAAATGTGGACTTGGCTTTCAGCACCTTAGTGCAACTCATTGATAAAAGTCGgggaaagacaaaaatcattCCTTATTTTGAGGCTCTCAAGCAGCAGAGTCAGCAGATAGCTACAGCAAAAGACAAATATGAGTGGCTGGTGAGTCGCATCGTGAAGAACCACAATGAGAACTGGCTGAGTGTCAGCCGAAAGATGCAGGCCTCTCCTGAGTACCAGGACTACGTCTATCTGGAAGGGACTCAGAAAGCCAAGAAGCTCTTTCTCCAGCACATCCACCGCCTGAAGCATGAGCACATTGAGCGCAGGAGAAAGCTGTACCTGGCAGCCCTTCCGTTAGCTTTTGAAGCTCTTATACCCAATCTAGATGAAATAGACCACCTAAGCTGCATAAAAACCAAAAAGCTCTTGGAGACCAAGCCAGAATTCCTGAAGTGGTTTGTTGTGCTCGAAGAAACACCATGGGATGCCACCAGCCACATTGACAACATGGAGAATGAACGGATTCCCTTTGACTTGATGGATACAGTTCCTGCTGAGCAGCTATACGAGGCCCACTTAGAGAAGCTGCGGAATGAGAGGAAAAGAGCTGAGATGAGAAGGGCATTTAAAGAAAACCTGGAGACCTCTCCCTTCATAACTCCTGGAAAGCCTTGGGAAGAGGCCCGTAGTTTTATTATGAATGAAGATTTCTACCAGTGGCTAGAAGAATCTGTATACATGGATATTTATGGCAAACACCAAAAGCAAATCATAGACAAAGCAAAGGAAGAGTTTCAGGAGCTGCTTTTGGAATATTCAGAATTGTTTTATGAGCTGGAGCTGGATGCTAAGCCCAGCAAGGAGAAGATGGGTGTCATTCAAGATGTTCTGGGGGAGGAACAGCGATTTAAAGCATTACAGAAGCTCCAAGCGGAGCGTGATGCTCTTATCCTGAAACACATTCATTTTGTGTATCACCCAACAAAGGAGACATGCCCTAGCTGCCCAGCTTGTGTGGATGCTAAGATTGAGCACTTGATTAGTTCTCGGTTTATCCGGCCATCTGACCGGAATCAGAAAAATTCACTCTCTGACCCCAACATTGATAGGATCAACTTGGTTATCTTGGGCAAAGATGGCCTCGCACGTGAGTTGGCTAATGAGATTCGAGCTCTCTGTACAAATGATGACAAGTATGTGATAGATGGTAAAATGTATGAGCTTTCCCTGAGGCCAATAGAAGGGaatgtcaggcttcctgtgaacTCCTTCCAAACACCAACGTTTCAGCCCCATGGCTGTCTCTGCCTTTACAATTCAAAGGAATCTCTATCCTATGTGGTAGAGAGTATAGAGAAGAGTAGAGAGTCCACACTTGGCAGGCGAGATAATCATTTAGTCCATCTTCCCCTGACGTTAATCTTGGTTAACAAGAGAGGAGATACCAGTGGAGAGACTCTGCATAGCTTAATACAGCAAGGTCAGCAGATTGCCAGCAAACTGCAGTGTGTCTTTCTTGACCCTGCCTCTGCTGGCATCGGTTATGGACGCAACATTAATGAAAAGCAAATCAGTCAAGTTTTGAAAGGACTCCTGGACTCCAAGCGTAACTTAAACCTGGTCAGTTCTACTGCGAGCATCAAAGATCTGGCTGATGTTGACCTGCGAATTGTCATGTGTCTAATGTGTGGAGATCCTTTCAGTGCAGATGACATACTCTTTCCTGTCCTTCAGTCCCAAACCTGTAAGTCTTCCCATTGTGGAAGCAACAACTCTGTTTTACTTGAACTACCAATCGGACTCCACAAGAAGCGCATTGAACTGTCTATTCTTTCGTACCATTCCTCATTTAGTATCAGAAAAAGCCGGTTGGTCCATGGGTACATTGTTTTTTATTCAGCCAAACGTAAGGCCTCCTTGGCTATGTTACGTGCCTTTCTTTGTGAAGTGCAAGATATTATCCCCATTCAGCTGGTTGCACTCACTGACGGCGCTATAGATGTCCTGGACAATGACTTAAGTCGGGAACAGCTGAGTGAGGGGGAGGAGATTGCTCAAGAGATTGATGGAAGATTCACAAGCATCCCCTGTAGCCAACCCCAGCATAAACTTGAGATCTTccacccattttttaaagatgtggtgGATAAAAAGAACATAATTGAGGCTACTCATATGTACGATAATGCTGCCGAGGCCTGTAGCACCACGGAAGAAGTGTTTAATTCCCCCCGAGCGGGCTCTCCACTCTGCAACTCAAACCTGCAGGATTCAGAAGAGGATATCGAGCCCCCTTCTTACAGCTTGTTTCGAGAAGACACATCACTGCCCTCTCTGTCCAAAGACCATTCTAAGCTCTCtatggaactggagggaaatGATGGGCTGTCTTTCATCATGAGCAATTTTGAGAGTAAACTGAACAACAAAGTACCTCCACCAGTCAAACCAAAGCCTCCTGTCCAATTTGATATTACAAAGGGGGATCTGTCTTATTTAGACCAAGGCCATAGAGATGGACAGAGGAAGTCTGTGTCTTCTAGCACCTGGCTACCTCCGGATGGGTTCGATCCTTCTGATTACGCTGAACCCATGGATGCTGTGGTAAAGCcaaggaatgaagaagaaaacatataCTCAGTGCCCCACGACAGCACCCAAGGCAAAATCATTACCATTCGGAATATCAACAAAGCCCAGTCCAACGGCAGTGGCAATGGCTCTGACAGTGAAATGGACACCAGCTCTCTGGAGCGAGGCCGCAAGGTCTCCATCGTGAGCAAGCCAGTGCTGTACAGGACAAGATGCAGCCGGCTAGGGAGGTTTGCCAGTTACAGAACCAGCTTCAGTGTGGGGAGTGATGATGAGCTGGGGCCCATCCGGAAAAAAGAGGAGGATCAGGCATCTCAAGGTTATAAAGGGGACAATGCTGTCATTCCCTATGAGACAGATGAAGATCCAAGGAGGAGGAATATTCTTCGCAGTCTAAGGAGGAACACTAAG AGAAAGACATCTTGGCGAGACCTGACAACAGAACTGCGTTATATGCTAGCCCACAACCAGCCTTGTGATACACAGaatgatttctctgcattgaaagcttttcctttgcTCCCAACCATGAAACAGCAGTGA